Part of the Microtus ochrogaster isolate Prairie Vole_2 chromosome 19, MicOch1.0, whole genome shotgun sequence genome, GAAGTCTCTGGAGTTAAACTTGAACAGTCGGAACACTTTTATCTTTACTTGGAGGGAATACCCGAGTATAAACATGTCAATCTGGGGACAAGATGAGAGCGAGGTCACAGATTGTGTTTATACACTTCCACCAAGACGAGGCTGGCTGCGGTTTATGAGACGACCTGCTTTGTAACAGAGTTACCCATAGAGCAAGTAGGCATGACTTAGGGACAAATGCCCGCAGTGTGGAAGGAGGGCAGTGCCATGCTCAGTGAGAGGAAATCAGGGGAAACtattcagaaagagaaaggaaagttcGAGCCAGGTCAGTGGCTCACAGCTTCAATGCCAGCACTCGCGGAGGAGCGGGAGGACTGTcatgagctggaggccagtctaggctccacagtgagttccagaccagcccgggctacagagtgagaccttacttcacaggggaaaaggaaaggagtggaggggaggggaaggggaaaggaagtgaataggaaaaggagaaaagggagggggtggggggaggggaggagaaagatgggaggggaagtgggaaaggaagtgaataggaaaaggagaatggagagaaaaagagaaaagggagaggaagggcagggaggggagagaaggggcagggaggggagagaaggggatgggaggggagagaagggcagggaggggagagaagggcagggaggggaNNNNNNNNNNNNNNNNNNNNNNNNNNNNNNNNNNNNNNNNNNNNNNNNNNNNNNNNNNNNNNNNNNNNNNNNNNNNNNNNNNNNNNNNNNNNNNNNNNNNNNNNNNNNNNNNNNNNNNNNNNNNNNNNNNNNNNNNNNNNNNNNNNNNNNNNNNNNNNNNNNNNNNNNNNNNNNNNNNNNNNNNNNNNNNNNNNNNNNNNNNNNNNNNNNNNNNNNNNNNNNNNNNNNNNNNNNNNNNNNNNNNNNNNNNNNNNNNNNNNNNNNNNNNNNNNNNNNNNNNNNNNNNNNNNNNNNNNNNNNNNNNNNNNNNNNNNNNNNNNNNNNNNNNNNNNNNNNNNNNNNNNNNNNNNNNNNNNNNNNNNNNNNNNNNNNNNNNNNNNNNNNNNNNNNNNNNNNNNNNNNNNNNNNNNNNNNNNNNNNNNNNNNNNNNNNNNNNNNNNNNNNNNNNNNNNNNNNNNNNNNNNNNNNNNNNNNNNNNNNNNNNNNNNNNNNNNNNNNNNNNNNNggaggggagagaaggggatgggaggggagagaaggggatggggaggggagagaaggggatgggaggggagagaaggggatgggaggggagggtgcTCGCTATTAAGAATTGCATTGCTTTCTAACCAATTTGATGTCTTAGTGAAGATGCCATGCGTCTCATCgcttctttgagacagaaaacaagtGAACAAAAGACCTCAGTCATGGTGAGGGGCTTTCTCTGACCTTACAGTTGCTACTAACTCTTGTCTGTGACAGGGAACCGAATGCTTCCTCATGATGACCGCCTTTTCCCGGTTAGTGTCTGTGTGGTCACGAGGCTCTATGAACCTCGGACTCCCAGGACACACCAGCCAGCCACGAGGCCCATTATTCTTCTTTCGCACATGTGAAGCCAATAACCCCAGCCGGTCACCTCTGCGGAGGTGGCTTCCTTACtgctaaagagaaaccctaaaGGCCCACGAGGATTCCTGAGTCATCCGTGGATCACACACTGGGAGCCCCACTCACCTGCTCCGGTCCACAGGTGTCCCCCATGGGATTCAGGTGATTCATCATGAAGCTCAGAGGGTCTGAGGAGGACTCCCTGGAAAACAGGAGTCGGAAAAGGCCGGGGATGATCTTGTTCGTCTTCATCTGCTCGTACACTTCCGTGACCTGGTAGAGCATGATGAACTTCACAGCCTCGTACAGCTTGTACTCCAGGATGGCGTCGGAGAAGAGGATGTTGCACATGCTCCCTCTCTTGTGATAATCTCTCATCCCACTAAACTCGGTCCACTGCAGACACAGGGGTAAGTGGGAGCTGAGAAGGGCAAACACGGACGTACAAACCACCGCACAATTTGTAAAGTACTAATGAGATAAGCcagagaggagggcaggagggtgGCAGAGGACggcataattttatattttcaagtctGTCTTTTGGGactatttgattctttttttaaccaCAAGGATGCCGCAGTGGGCTGAATGTTCACCTGCCTCTCCAAACTCATGTGTTGAATGTCTTAGTCCAGGGAGATAGCCTTAGGAGATGAGGCCCTTACGTGGTGATTAGCCTCTGCGGGTTACAGTCCTCATGACTGGGACTGGCGTGCCTTTAAGAGGAAGCCAAGCCATTTTTggctctccttctgccatgcgatggcaaatcaaaacaagcatgAACAAAACACTGTCCACCTGTCTATAAATCAGAAAGAGGGCTGTCACCAAAGTCACTTCTTGCTAGCCTCCTGGCCTCAGACTTTCAATCTTCATAACTGCAAGAAATAATCATTGGTTGTTTAAGCCCCCAGTTTATGGTGTAAGAGAAGCCTGGGCTACTAGACTAACACACAAGCACCTTACTTttataataagaaacaaaataaaatagcttttctCAAAACATAACACTACTAGGTAAACCATCAAACACGTCCATTCTCTACAAGTGCTTGGGGTCATAGGGTCACCCGGAGACTATGCCAGTGAAGAACAGCCCGAGAAGCTGCCTAAGCTCACTCTGCAAAATTCGGAGGGTCAACTCCCACCCTCACAATAACCATGCAGGGGATAAACTATTCACAGTTCTTTATAGACAAGAAAGCTGTGACTTGGAAAGCCATTTTGCACCCACGCTATAGCTGTGTGAGCAGGATGCTTGCAGAAGGGCATTTCTGAGGTCTAGACTTCGTACAAAGTCCCTCCGTGTGTCTGGTCTCCAGTGCAGCCCCTAAAGCTTCTACCCCACAACGGGCCAAGCCGTCATCACATATAACACTAACTCTGGCTTAGCAAGAGAAAGCAAGTCACCACCGCCAGCAGGAAGCCTCCTGAGCTCAGTTTCGTTTCCCTACCTCACAGGCTCTGCCCCACATTACAGGGAGCCTGACTTGCCTTTGAGATGGAAGCTTTCAACTCCAGTCATTTATTCTATAATTTTTCCTACGTACTCACCTGCGTTTTCAGTAACTCCACGCATTTCCGTAACTTTCCAAACACATTGGAACCTGTATACTTCTCAGGTCCAAAACTGTACTGCTGGATCCAGTTACAGCCTTGAGAAAAGAGTAGCTTTTCAGGAAGCTTGAAAAGGAAGTAGATGCCAACAATGATTAGTGTCTGAGCGCTCAGCGCCCACCACCCAGAACACAGCAGCACACAGTCTTATCTCAGGCAGCCATCCTTGGAAAGACGACCATGTCAGTTAAGTGAGGAGCAACGGTCATCTTTGCTTTAGAGTGGGAATTATGTCATGTCtagattatatttaaaaaaaaaaaaactcaatttaGGGTGTTGCCCAAAGAAACAATGTTTCTTTGTAACACTGATGTAACCTGTCAGAAGCCACTAGTAGCTAGAAAAGCTGGGCACACCAATTGGAGAGTGGGCTCCACAATGGTACAGTACGTTTCCCAACCTGGCTGTACCTCATGAGCTGAGAACAGATTTAGTTCGTATTTCCTACCTTTTTACCCTTGGCCCCATCTTCCACTATCACCGAACAACAACGCCACCTATCTCACAGAGCTCTGGGTTACATTCTGGGAGATTCAAAGGTTGGACTGTGGTGTTTATAAGACCTATTCCACTGTGGGTAGTGAATACCGAATCCCACAAACTTGGGGGTTGAGCATAGGATTTCTGTCACATTCTTTACTCTAATTAACTAGAAGTAGGGTTACCATACAATATTTATTTGACAAGTATTTGATATGAAACAGCAGtactgaaaacaaatttaaataaaagacatCAAGGAGACTGAATACATgggaccatgtgtgtgtgtgtgtgtgtgtgtgtgtgtgtgtgtgtgtgtgtgtgtgtgtattttatatttcttgctcCACCATCCCAAATTGGGCATACTGCATTCAAAACAAGAATTCACATTGTTCATCAAGAACATATGTCTGGGacaggagagatgtctcagcagttaagggtacccgctgctcttccagaggacctggcttcagttcccagcacccacatggtgactcacaactgtctgtaactccagttccgtgGGACCCattgcccttttctggtctgcTTGTGCACTGCAATCACATggtacactgacatacatgcgGGCAAGATACCCGtatatataagataaataaaaaagactatactgccataaattattaagaaaatgataaaataaatgtaagctGGGAGAAAACATCTGGAAATCACATATCC contains:
- the Otulinl gene encoding inactive ubiquitin thioesterase FAM105A isoform X3, translating into MVMSLLSASLCYFRRLHLHLGHRLKWWIGYLQRKFKRNLSVEAEVDLLSYCAREWKGNTPRAKLMRKAYEELFWRHHIKCVRPVKRDNYDALRSVLFQIFSQGLSFPSWMKEKDIVKLPEKLLFSQGCNWIQQYSFGPEKYTGSNVFGKLRKCVELLKTQWTEFSGMRDYHKRGSMCNILFSDAILEYKLYEAVKFIMLYQVTEVYEQMKTNKIIPGLFRLLFSRESSSDPLSFMMNHLNPMGDTCGPEQIDMFILGYSLQVKIKVFRLFKFNSRDFTVYYPEEPVREWPEISLLTENDRQYHIPVF